In a single window of the Fibrobacter succinogenes genome:
- a CDS encoding PD-(D/E)XK nuclease family transposase yields the protein RRIMSEKQKTLEFSITTSRDQLVDKTIEEIKKHTYLDPLFDAAFKALLSDEEALINFLNGVFHLKESNKIESVVIKNSEINVIFPAVKSFRLDIRATTSNGIHINVE from the coding sequence AGGAGAATTATGTCAGAAAAACAAAAAACGCTCGAATTTTCAATCACGACTTCTCGTGACCAGTTGGTTGACAAAACTATCGAAGAAATCAAGAAACACACTTATCTCGATCCGCTCTTTGATGCCGCATTCAAGGCTTTATTAAGCGATGAAGAAGCTCTGATAAATTTCTTGAATGGTGTATTTCACTTAAAAGAGAGTAACAAAATAGAATCGGTTGTCATCAAAAATTCAGAAATCAATGTTATTTTCCCGGCGGTCAAGTCCTTTAGACTCGATATCCGAGCGACAACCTCGAATGGCATACACATTAATGTAGAGTAG